Within Deltaproteobacteria bacterium, the genomic segment GGCAGCCGGCGCAGGACGCGCAGCTTGCCGTCGCTCCACTCGGCCGGCTCGCCCGGCAGACACTCGGTCAACACGGTCACCTGGTCAATCTCGGGTCGCGCGGCCAGCCCCGGAGCCACCATGCTGAAGTAGGTCGCCGCGCCGCCAATCGCGGGCGGGTAGAGCGGCGTGACGATCAGTGGATGCATATCGGGGTGCATCCCGGGGTGCCTAGCGGCGCGACCGCCTCGTCGGCGTGTAAGCTCGGATGGTTCCTCAGCGCGGCGCACAAGCGCTCGAAGGTCGCCCAGTTGTCGACGATCTTCATGCACATCGGGTGTGCCAGCACCGTCGCCACTCCGCCGGCGCGCGTGATCGCCTCCACCTGCGTCGCGACGCGCGCGCACCACTCGGCGGCATCGTACGCCGGGCCGCCCCATTGCAGCGCCGCCGATTCTCGCGGCCACGCGCCGTGCCGCAGGTACTCATGATCGGGAGTGGTGTTGATGGGCAAGACGGCCACACCGCCGGGGTCGCGATAGGGTCGCAAGCGATCGGGATTCACCTCATCGGACCACGCGTGGATGCCGGCGCTCGCGAGCAAGCGCCCAGTATGGCGGTCGTGCCGATAGGCGTGGTTGCGCCAGCTGCGCACCGGCTGCCCGGTGCCGCGTTCCACCGTCGTGCAGGTGCGCGCGATCATGTGGCGTTGCATCCACGGTAGCCCGTGCGGCGAGCCGACTAGGCGCCGCAGTCCGCCGTGCCACAGGCGGGGCGTGAAGGCGTTCCAGCCGTGCCCGCCGATCTCCACGTGCGGCATGGTGAGCAGCGGGCGTACATCGTCGATGTCCTCGATCATCAGACGGCCGGTGATGAACAGCGTAACTTTGAGTCCGTAGTGCGCGGCGATGTTGGCATACTCGACGGCGAGGGCCGCCTCGCTGTGGTGGGTATGCGCTTGATCGGCGTTGCCGATGGCGTGGTGCACATCGCCGGTCAGGACGACGCTCATTGCCCGCGCCGCACGCGCGTGGAGTGAAGGTGCGAAAGGGCCACGGCCGCCTTGTCGCAACTCGGCGGCAAGGATTCAAGCGGCGGCGTCTGGCGAAGATTCAGTCGGCGCTGGGGGTGCGGGTTGTGCGCCGCCGCGCTGGTGGCACGGCAACCGACACGATATGGACGTGGCCGCCGCGCACGGCACTGCGAATGCCGAGGGTTTCGAGCAGGGTTTCGAGGTCGGGGCGATCGGATTCGGCGACGCCCACAAAGAAGAGGATGCTGCTGCGGTGACGGGTACGGCGCTGCGAGAAGAAGAGCAACCGTTCGTGGCAACTGCGCCGGCGCAAGTCGGCGCGCAGCACGGTTTCGCCATATGCAAGCCGCCCGCGCACCGGGCTGCGCCGCGCGATCTCGGCCACGGGCGTACCGGTGCGGGGCTCGCGCTCCACCGAGTAGCCCAGCTCGTTGAGGTGTGCGGTGAGGCCGCGCCGCAGGTACGCGCGCGTAATCGATTGAGTCATGCCCGCGGACCGTGGAGGAAGGCGAGCGCCGCTCCGGATCGGAGGGGCGCTCGCGCTCGCTCGACTAGCGACGATTCCACCCACCGCGGCCGCCCCCCCCGCCGCCGCCACCGCCACCGTAGCCACCACCGCCTCCACCACCGCGGGTGTTTTCACGCTCGCGCGCTTCGTTGACCTTCAGCGCACGGCCCTTGAACTCTTGCCCGTCGAACTGCTGGATCGCGCTCTGCGCTTCTGCGTTCGAACTCATCTCGACGAAGCCGAAGCCGCGCGACTGGCCC encodes:
- a CDS encoding RNA-binding protein, which codes for MGRKLYVGNLAFDVTQKELEELFAQAGTCESASVITDRATGQSRGFGFVEMSSNAEAQSAIQQFDGQEFKGRALKVNEARERENTRGGGGGGGYGGGGGGGGGGRGGWNRR